Within Bacillus sp. Marseille-Q1617, the genomic segment ACCGACCAAAGACTATTTTTTTCCATACCGGCTTTCCGAGCATTGTGATCACAGAGTGATTTAATTTGAAATGAAGATCCAAAAGATAGGTGCCGTGTTCTACCGGCAAATCGAGCGCAGTTTTCATTTTTGCACCATTAGGGCTTAAGTCAATCAGCAGCGCGTCAGACTGTTTGGTTTCAATTAAGATCCCATTTTTTTCTACAATCAGTCGGTAAGTTGCATGTATGGGTTCGTTAAATGTATAGCGGAAGGGTTCATGACGTTTGTACTGCATACCCATCACCTTTTTAAAAATATATTCTTATTATAATTCAAGAAGAAAATGTCTTACAAGAATCTATGAAATTAAATATCTATTATGAGAATATTTGCTAAATTTTTACTATTTTATTATAATAAGAGCTTAGAAAGAGGGGATGAGTATGACTCGTTTAAGAAATATAAAAAGAGAAATAAATAAGGTGCTTGTTGGAAAAGACAAAGAAATTGACCTACTTTTGATCGCATTACTTCAGGGAGGACATGTGTTACTTGAAAGTGTCCCCGGGACGGGTAAAACGTTACTTGCAAAAACATTTTCGCAGTGTATCGAAGGATCATTTAAACGAATCCAATTCACACCGGATGTCCTGCCGAGCGATGTGACCGGGATCCAATTTTTCAATCCTAAAACTCAGGAATTTGAACTTCGGACCGGTCCAGTCGTTGCAAATGTATTACTGGCTGATGAAATCAACCGTGCCACTCCGAGAACGCAGGCAAGTTTACTCGAAGTAATGGAGGAGAAACAAATTACGATAGATGGTGAAACGGTACCATTAAAACCGCCTTTCATCGTTGTTGCCACTCAAAATCCGATTGAATCACAGCAGGGGACATTTCCGCTTCCAGCAGCCCAGCTGGATCGATTTTTACTGAAGGTCCCTTTTACATATCCTGAATTTGAGGAAGAAAGAATGATCCTGAGCCGTTTTAAATCGGAACAGCCTTTGAATGCAGTGAGAGCCGTCATGAGTTTATCAGAAGTAGAGGCTTTGTCCAAAGAGGTAAAGAACGTACATGTCTCAGTTGACATAGAGTCATATATCCTGCAAATGACAAGGGGAACGAGGGAACACGAGTTGATTGAAGTAGGGGCCAGTCCACGGGCAAGTCTGGCACTCCTGAAAGCCGCACAGGGTCAGGCCTTCATTGAGGGCAGAGATTTTGTCAGACCGGAAGATGTTTTATTTGCAGCTCCTTATGTCCTTCAGCACAGAATCCAATTAACCGCAGAAGCTTCACTGACAAAGTCCGAGGAAGAAGTTATAGCAAGATTGATTGAAACCATCATTCTTCCGGTTGAAACGAGGTAGCGGAAGTGACTTGGAAGCGTGAAGTGATTGAGGAGGGACCATATAACGCATTAAGTGAAATTCTTTTAATCATCCTGACAGCAGCGAGCTTATTTTTTCAGTTCTACCCCGGGGCGGCGATCTTTCTGCTATGCATCGTCTATTTCAGATTCCATAAATGGTATCTTGAAAATATCGGGAAGGAATTGACAATAAAACAGCCGCCAAAGCGTGTCCGGCTGCACTCAGAAGAAAAGGGGTACTGGGATCTCCATTTTGACAATGGAGGAATACCGGTGTGGGGGGCTGAATTAAGATTCACCTTCAAAGATATCGTCCAGCCTGCGGAACATCCTTTTGATACCTATCACGGCGGGAACATAGAAGTATCGATTCCCTTCACGATGGGGAGAGGGGAAAGTGGGAAAGTCTCGCTGCCGATTGTCGGGAAAAGAAGGGGGCTCTGCCGGTTGACGAGAGTTCAGATTCTCATTCCACATTTATTCGGAAGCGGTAAAGTACTTATGGAATTAATGGAACCTGTTAAATCTACAATCATGGTTTTTCCAACTCCTTTCCCTGTCATTCTTGACAATAAACATGACTCTCATGATATCGGCGAGGTGCCAGCCTTGCATTCGCTATTTTACGATGTCTTTCAGCCGATAGGGACAAGGGAGTATGTATCTGGTGACAGGTTTCAGGACATCCACTGGAAAGCAAGCGCAAGGACGCAAGCTTTGCAGACGAAAATCTTTGCCCCTGCTGTTAAGAAAGAGTGGATGATTGCGGTAAACCTTTCAGAGAAGTATTCGATTACGAGAGACCTGGAAAAGATCATCAAACATACTGCCTATTTAATGCACCTTGCTGTGGAACAGCAGATTTCATTCTCACTTGTGGTGAATATCGGGAGTCAGGGAATTACTCCGTTCTATTACTTGCCTTCGGGTACAGGCAGGAAACATCAGCAAAAAGCCCTTGAAATGCTTTCGGCATTATCTACTGACGATGCGACAATTCCGTTTCATATTGTACTGCAGCATCTTTACATTCGTCAGCTAGTGCCTTCTGTATTGATCACGGCAGGTAAACTTTCAGTGGAAAGTGAGAATAGATTAAGTAAAATTAGAGCGGGGCAAAGGGAAATTTATTCAATGCATATTGAAGATAAACAAGGAGCCGTAACGTTATGGAAACAAAGATCGAAAATCCCATCTTGACCAGCAGACAGCAGCATCTTCTGCTGAAAATAGCACTATTATTTGGCGTGGATCTTCTATTCGTGGTGCTCACTGCAACTTTGATGGTCGAAAAGGAAGAGATTCTGACCCGATATGTCCCGTATATATCAGTTGTGTTTCTCTTCTTGTATCCGGCGATGATTATCTGGGTAAAGAAGAAAGGCATTCATTCTTTGATTCTGTACTCAGTCCTTCTGATCTCAGGGGCAGCAGGGTTCTTTCTGTTCAATATTTCCCTGTGGCTGACAGTGGTTATCCTATTATTTCTTCATTGGAGGATAGGCTCCTATTTTCAAAGTGAAGATGATCAAATCGAGGTCTCAAGCTCGATGGTACTGGGATTTCTATGCCTGTCTGCATGTTCGCTTATCATAGGTAATGTAAGGGATTTGGGGAATGGCATGATCGTAATGATCCTTATCCTCTTATTATTTTCCCTCGTTTCAACCGTGACCAGCTTCCAAAGGATGCTGAAAGGAGGCGGCGGGGAAGCGGGTGATAATAAGAGATATCTGATGAAACCCTTCGGCGTATTGCTCATTGTGTTAGCCGCCGCCGGTGTTTTGTCTGTCTTCAGTACTTATGCCAGAAGCGGGTTTTACTGGATTTTAAATAAAGTATTCTGGCTCTTTTCTTTCCTTGTCAATCCTCTTTTCGCTTTGTTGGAAAAGGTGAGGGATTGGATCATGAGTAAGATTTCAAGGGATACGCTTTCAGGTTTTGGGCTGAAGTTTCCGGAAGAAAAAATTGACGAGACACAGCAAGCGGCTTTCTATGAGGGAATGTCTTTTCCATGGCTGAACGAAATGTTGATCGGCATCTTTATCCTGGCCGCCATCATCTATATCATCAAAAAGAAAAAAATAGAGTATGAAATAGAATCAGAAGGACAGATTGCCACTCTGATGACCAGGGTGAAGAAAGGAAAACTTCAACCTAAAGATCATTCAGGCACATTCCACTATTCAGAAGCCGGGAATGCCATCCGTCAAGCGGTGAAGGAACTGGAAAAAGAGGCGGCTGTGCAGCAAATAGGCAGGAAATCCAACGAAAACATCCGAAGTTGGTTTGCCAGAATGGAAATGAACGAGGATGAAAGTTTCTTTATACTATATGAAGCAGTCAGATATGGAACCAAAATACCGGATGAAAATGAAGTAACCTTTTTTGCGCATCGAGTAAAACAACATATCTCTATATTGAAAGACAGATATATGGAAAAAAAATCTGATGCGGGCTGATAGTGAATTCAGCCTGCATCAGATTTTTTTATTTCGGTTCATCATAGGGTAAGATAAAAGGGTATAGCGTAAAGGGAGGTGCAGTTCATGTTATTTACCATCAGAGACCTGGTCTACAAAGATATACTGGAAATAGAAGAGATGGATATACTTGAAAACAAAAATACATGCATCATTGGAGAAAGCGGTGCGGGAAAATCCACCCTTTTGAAAATGCTCAATAAAATGTACATACCAGAAAAAGGCACTATTCGCTATAAGGGCAGACCAATCAAGGATATGGACCCTGTGGGTCTGCGGAGGGAAGTAGTGATGATTTCTCAGACCCCTTTACTTTTTGGTGACACAATAGAAGAAAACCTTCAAAAAGGGCTGATTTTTTCTGAAAAGCAAACCGCAACCCGTGAAGAAATGAACCGGACTCTGAAAATAGTGAAACTGGACAAGGATCTGGATACAGATGCAAAAGATTTATCCGGGGGCGAGAAGCAGCGTTTGTCTCTTGGGAGGGTCCTTCTGATGAAACCCGAAGTATATTTACTGGATGAGCCGACCTCCGCATTGGACGAGGATACAGAATTAGAAGTGATGAAAAGCTTCATTCACGCAACGGGTGATCATGGAGGGACAGTGATCATGGTGACTCATTCAACGAATGTTGCTGAACAGTATGGTGATGAAATAATCAAGATCACTAAAAGGTAGGGGGCGATCATCAGGTGGAAAAAGGAATCATCAATATCGAACTTTGGAGATTCATTGCAGCATATGCGTTCATACTTATTTTGCTAATCATTGTAAAACTAAGAGGGATCTCAAGGGAAAAGCAAATCATCATTGCATCTTTGAGAATGACAATCCAATTGATCATAGCCGGATACATCCTGACTTATATTTTTGATAACCCAAGCCCGTGGCTGACACTGTTGATCATCTTAGTCATGGAGGTATTCGCCATTAGGAATGTCTTCAAGCAGGTGAAACACGAATTGAGTAAACAGCTTAAAGCCACTGTCAGTATTGCGATGACGGCTGGAACGCTTGGCTGCCTGTTTTATTTCAATATCGTAGTCATCCACTTCACCCCTTGGTACGAACCGCGTTATTTCATTCCGATAGCAGGGATGATCGTGGGAAATTCAATGACCGGCATCACACTGGGACTCAATACCCTCCTAGGCGGGCTGAAAGACCAGAGAGAAGTAGTGGAAGGTGCTTTGATGCTGGGTGCTACACCAAAAGCAGCATCCAAGAAATATGTCGATAATGCTTTCGACTCCGCCATCCTTCCCACCCTGAATAATATGATCGGCATGGGAATCATCTTCCTGCCAGGAATGATGACCGGCCAGATTCTTTCAGGCGTCAGTCCGCTGGTGGCAATTGAGTATCAAATCGCCATCTTGCTCGGAATCGTGGGAAGTGTTGCTTTGACAGTCATCCTTTTCATTTACTTAGGCTATAAGTTCCTTTTCACTAAGCATTGCCAATTAAATATATAAGTGAATCTTCCGTTTTAGTGAAATTGATAGAAAGTAGAAACCTCCCGTTCTTTTCTCCCTATATGACTGCATATGATAGAGAAAGAAGAATGGGGAGGAGAATTCTTTATGAAGTATGAAACAGAGCAAGCACTGCGTGTAAAAAGCCTGGCGATGGATGTAATAGAAGAATTGATGAAAGATGACCCGGTCTATGAAGCGAGAGACCTGAAACAAGTCTCTGAATTATTCGCCCGATGCATCTGTGACCTCGTGAACGTATACACCAACACTTCAGAAGACCATCAATCAACCCTCAGCGGAACAGTCATCAAAGCCAGAATCGGCTATAACACCCTGCTTAAAAACAGGACTATTAATGTGAAGGAATAATAAGTATATTGAAAAAAGAAAATGATTCTATCTTCGACCATTATGAAATATCTCATTTTTTTGTATGTAATGATGGATTGCTCCTTCTGTTGTTAAAGCTGATTTAACTGTATAAGACCCAGCTGTTGATTGGAGTGCCAGGACGAAGACTCCTGCGGGAGAAGTGGCCAATGTGAGACGTGTCGAGCTGCGGCTAGAGGCTGGAGATCATAAGTCAAGCAAGCCAAAAAGGCAAAAAGCGCCTTTCCGGCTTGCTCGTCTTATGCTTGTCGCCTCTGATCGAGCCGTCTCCGCCTGTCTTCCCCGAGGCTCACCGGACACCAGCAGAAAGCGAAGTCCTGCACGGAAATCAACAGCGGCATAAAAACTACTCATTTTTTGGGGAAACATAAAATGACAAACATAATAGTGGCAAATATATGAAATACTAAAAAAATAAAGCTTTACAATTGTGTATATCGCCATTGCATGCTATTCTTTTTTATTGAGCAGGCTTATAGGAAGAATGGATTAATCACTAGAAATAGTTGACGTTTTCTTCATTATCCATTACTTTTATGAAGCAACCAAAAACAATGTAGAATAAGGAGTCGATTCATAATGGCACAAAAAACATTTACAGTTACAGCTGAAACAGGAATTCATGCCCGCCCGGCAACACTATTGGTTCAAACGGCAAGCAAATTCGACAGCGATGTACATCTTGAATACAAAGAAAAGAAAGTAAACTTAAAATCAATCATGGGAGTTATGTCTCTAGGTGTCGGCAAGGATGCACAAATCACAATCATTACTGAAGGAAGCGACGAAGAAGAAGCACTGAAGAGCCTGGAAGAAACGTTAAATAAAGAAGGTTTAGCTGAGTAATGTCAAGCATCTTAAAAGGCATTGCGGCATCTAACGGGATTGCCATTGCTAAAGCTTATCGTCTGGTAGAACCTGATTTAAATTTCGAAAAGAAGTCTGTTGAAAATGCAGATGAAGAAGTAGCTCGTTTTCAGGCGGCGATTTCAACTTCTAAATCAGAGCTTGAAGCGATCAGGGATAAGGCAAGGGAAGATTTAGGTGAAGACAAAGCCCAAATCTTTGAAGCACATCTTTTAGTATTAAGCGATCCAGAATTACTGACACCTATTGAAGATAAAGTGAAAACTGAAAGTGTAAACGCTGAATTTGCACTTAAAGAAACTGCTGACATGTTCGTTTCTATGTTCGAGTCAATGGACAATGAATATATGAAAGAACGTGCAGCGGATATCAGAGACGTAACCAAGCGCGTCCTTTCACATTTACTTGGAGTTCAAATTGCCAACCCAAGTATGGTGACTGAAGAAGTGATTGTCATTGCAGAGGACCTGACTCCATCTGACACTGCACAATTAAACCGTCAGTTTGTAAAAGGATTTACAACCGACATCGGAGGCAGAACATCTCACTCTGCCATTATGGCTCGTTCAATGGAAATCCCTGCGGTTGTTGGTACAAAATCTATTACTTCCTCTGTTGAAAATGGTGACATGGTAATCGTTGACGGCTTAAATGGGGAAGTACATATTAACCCAACGCCTGAGGTCATTGAAGAATATAAAAAAGAGCATGCACGCTATGAAGAACAAAAGGCGGAATGGGCTAAGCTTGTAAACGAGCCGACCGTTTCCAAAGATGGTCAACATGTAGAGCTGGCAGCGAATATCGGAACGCCTAAAGATTTAGAAGGTGTAAAGAATAACGGCGGTGAAGGGGGAGGACTTTATCGTACAGAATTCCTATACATGGGGCGCGATGAGCTTCCGACTGAAGAAGAACAATACGAAGCCTATAAGGCAGTGCTTGAAGGCATGGAGGGCAAACCTGTTGTTGTGCGTACGCTTGATATCGGGGGCGACAAAGAACTTCCATATCTAAACCTTCCTAAGGAAATGAATCCATTCCTTGGGTATCGTGCGATTCGTCTTTGTCTGGACGAGCAGGAAATCTTCCGTACCCAATTAAGAGCATTATTGAAGGCGAGTCCTTATGGTAACTTGAAGATCATGTTCCCGATGATTTCAAATCTACAGGAGTTCAGAGAAGCAAAAGCGATTCTTGAAGAAGAGAAAAAAT encodes:
- a CDS encoding PilZ domain-containing protein, coding for MQYKRHEPFRYTFNEPIHATYRLIVEKNGILIETKQSDALLIDLSPNGAKMKTALDLPVEHGTYLLDLHFKLNHSVITMLGKPVWKKIVFGRYVYGIEASEDEKTKTMIIKELKQYVNEQIDDKRV
- a CDS encoding MoxR family ATPase; this encodes MTRLRNIKREINKVLVGKDKEIDLLLIALLQGGHVLLESVPGTGKTLLAKTFSQCIEGSFKRIQFTPDVLPSDVTGIQFFNPKTQEFELRTGPVVANVLLADEINRATPRTQASLLEVMEEKQITIDGETVPLKPPFIVVATQNPIESQQGTFPLPAAQLDRFLLKVPFTYPEFEEERMILSRFKSEQPLNAVRAVMSLSEVEALSKEVKNVHVSVDIESYILQMTRGTREHELIEVGASPRASLALLKAAQGQAFIEGRDFVRPEDVLFAAPYVLQHRIQLTAEASLTKSEEEVIARLIETIILPVETR
- a CDS encoding DUF58 domain-containing protein — protein: MTWKREVIEEGPYNALSEILLIILTAASLFFQFYPGAAIFLLCIVYFRFHKWYLENIGKELTIKQPPKRVRLHSEEKGYWDLHFDNGGIPVWGAELRFTFKDIVQPAEHPFDTYHGGNIEVSIPFTMGRGESGKVSLPIVGKRRGLCRLTRVQILIPHLFGSGKVLMELMEPVKSTIMVFPTPFPVILDNKHDSHDIGEVPALHSLFYDVFQPIGTREYVSGDRFQDIHWKASARTQALQTKIFAPAVKKEWMIAVNLSEKYSITRDLEKIIKHTAYLMHLAVEQQISFSLVVNIGSQGITPFYYLPSGTGRKHQQKALEMLSALSTDDATIPFHIVLQHLYIRQLVPSVLITAGKLSVESENRLSKIRAGQREIYSMHIEDKQGAVTLWKQRSKIPS
- a CDS encoding ATP-binding cassette domain-containing protein, producing the protein MLFTIRDLVYKDILEIEEMDILENKNTCIIGESGAGKSTLLKMLNKMYIPEKGTIRYKGRPIKDMDPVGLRREVVMISQTPLLFGDTIEENLQKGLIFSEKQTATREEMNRTLKIVKLDKDLDTDAKDLSGGEKQRLSLGRVLLMKPEVYLLDEPTSALDEDTELEVMKSFIHATGDHGGTVIMVTHSTNVAEQYGDEIIKITKR
- the fetB gene encoding ABC transporter permease, which produces MEKGIINIELWRFIAAYAFILILLIIVKLRGISREKQIIIASLRMTIQLIIAGYILTYIFDNPSPWLTLLIILVMEVFAIRNVFKQVKHELSKQLKATVSIAMTAGTLGCLFYFNIVVIHFTPWYEPRYFIPIAGMIVGNSMTGITLGLNTLLGGLKDQREVVEGALMLGATPKAASKKYVDNAFDSAILPTLNNMIGMGIIFLPGMMTGQILSGVSPLVAIEYQIAILLGIVGSVALTVILFIYLGYKFLFTKHCQLNI
- a CDS encoding phosphocarrier protein HPr, whose protein sequence is MAQKTFTVTAETGIHARPATLLVQTASKFDSDVHLEYKEKKVNLKSIMGVMSLGVGKDAQITIITEGSDEEEALKSLEETLNKEGLAE
- the ptsP gene encoding phosphoenolpyruvate--protein phosphotransferase, which encodes MSSILKGIAASNGIAIAKAYRLVEPDLNFEKKSVENADEEVARFQAAISTSKSELEAIRDKAREDLGEDKAQIFEAHLLVLSDPELLTPIEDKVKTESVNAEFALKETADMFVSMFESMDNEYMKERAADIRDVTKRVLSHLLGVQIANPSMVTEEVIVIAEDLTPSDTAQLNRQFVKGFTTDIGGRTSHSAIMARSMEIPAVVGTKSITSSVENGDMVIVDGLNGEVHINPTPEVIEEYKKEHARYEEQKAEWAKLVNEPTVSKDGQHVELAANIGTPKDLEGVKNNGGEGGGLYRTEFLYMGRDELPTEEEQYEAYKAVLEGMEGKPVVVRTLDIGGDKELPYLNLPKEMNPFLGYRAIRLCLDEQEIFRTQLRALLKASPYGNLKIMFPMISNLQEFREAKAILEEEKKSLVDKGTEVADKMEVGIMVEIPSTAVMADVFAKEVDFFSIGTNDLIQYTMAADRMNERVSYLYQPYNPAILRLVKMVIDAAHNEGKWAGMCGEMAGDEIAVPILLGLGLDEFSMSATSILRARSQIHRLNQSDMKKLAEEVLQLDTNDEVIKAVEKAVSQS